A genomic region of Papaver somniferum cultivar HN1 chromosome 7, ASM357369v1, whole genome shotgun sequence contains the following coding sequences:
- the LOC113298786 gene encoding transcriptional activator DEMETER-like isoform X1, which produces MDYSRRLMEERGPWIPVTPAKPMPIRPQPMNSNGSQPNWIDAVGVGFPAKYFHQNASLPRSNFTSATTTSNGVMNACFNSMDYADRSRGMSTWEEALLGNHRTAPDIVDNPFPETSCSSNTVGSVWDNIGFSELLALSGTPAGAASILSQRGENIAVSSTNFPISNSHVRGSLQYTNRPIADQNFVTSSNLSNNHSNFSPHAPQYGFPVPNRTTFDLNSPSQTFADAVSNGDISLQFSPITPPQIKGGAVNQHSEIAEHVSVRISDMVNNEVDQGSNNGIEIQCQDSLLHSVVNSPSVAASTLLKENQNADRTEEHGIDLNKTPVLKPKRKKVRPRVLIEGKKPSKTPYHRTKQPSAKETPSVKRKYVRKNGLKTSHTPSANIEEEFNADKVILKSAKKVLNFDLVEVRDGSRSSTTGYHEGLLSSIVDSSSSRCKENSQSQTNEICNGVNSETKLTTELPQGLEVVVENSPARLAFDLNCASTQLLEDCISIPDKPIPTTPPPTRREQTRESLSALLSSIDNTVIIDTCLNNGEPYHLLRNQHTQSYQQNATASILQSDIRFTNQDNLIQSNQIQLEGCDLARGSKRGYCHTIAETDLQSLNPLRSRGSTLQTYQHKLGGHGYHRNSSTAELHFSEISKKTRIERDQNVVNSILDSSKVSFLESTRKEMACKEIAVNANHIALQAKSRSAIQLGNVGINHLNGAGHSAPNLQLQAVANQNCRLPDTWEALLSQTQKPSCEQSEKTPYLGQTKNRSKVPAQFCELSSLTTTLDCSKMPGAPQKMAPIPGDKLGNKNFSRPRESGAHLAVDNQVKKPRRGRPSKTLDNGISVSRSRKKNESLQKREMFMYTQHPVNEKPRGSLDMSWLSMDEIINKIDRLTINDTRTDVTAPEQYALVPFGGEGQMVPYEGLFNGIKKKQLRPKVNLDAETDRVWKLLMGIQNNDGVEGTTQDKEKWWEEERKVFRGRADSFIARMHLIQGDRRFSKWKGSVVDSVVGVFLTQNVSDILSSSAFMCLVARFPLKTATNNNACSKEATQIIVEEPEVCTVDSDDNISWQEKMQDRLLSEQDYVDIRELQLEERETGHSNESFGSNVGGSLNPGTGCQLLVEARDRRAVEDVVSSQNSVVSSQNSIDSTEFQKADGNTTARIRGESLLGNEVRRQLEDVVSSQISADSSSICTDDRIRSYSYFNSGPEMAPSCTSNSVSNHPSFTELLWMGDTPLLQEYYSQESGSFAQNLNSKSCQGSEGKREEKKSVSTSRIDGWKELFSVCPSTSVPEMQLHNAPHYLLQMTPETVVQEVESPKMLGTESRFPLSSDAPQMTTVIDPNWMCKTVMPISETVTNRQKLLANAETALKTDRYPSASKYLELPDISATQETLVREHQDSWNNLQKVRDGTFIYQSSTATESTKPVETQAQMGRVMQQSHSNFVNLSHENLDAEGSTSLTDKQTSQKEQIRSSDGVFNEKTSNASKAKGKPDKEKKKEFDWDSLRRDVYQKGLKREKSNNTMDSLNWEAVRTADVSEIANAIKERGMNNMLAERIKAFLNRLVSDHGSIDLEWLRDVPPDKAKEYLLSIRGLGLKSVECVRLLTLHNLAFPVDTNVGRIAVRLGWVPLQPLPESLQLHLLELYPMLETIQKFLWPRLCTLDQPTLYELHYQLITFGKVFCTKSKPNCNACPMRAECRHFASAFASARLALPGPEEKGIVTSFPSEKYQNPPMDANPISLPLLEANLVSGTRIRKNECEPIIEEPATPENDYAETLESDIEDAFGECPNEIPSINLDMEEFTLTLQNYMQENKMELQEGDLSNALVAITPRAASIPVPKLKNVNRLRTEHLVYELPDSHPLLEGVPRRDPDDHCSYLLAIWTPGETAESIQPPEGCCSSRASGNLCSEKTCFSCNSTREASSQTVRGTLLIPCRTAMRGSFPLNGTYFQVNEVFADHDSSLNPIDVPRAWIWNLPRRTVLFGTSVSTIFKGQTTQEIQNCFWKGFVCVRGFDQKSRAPRPLMARLHFPASKLVKNKLYTTKE; this is translated from the exons ATGGATTACAGTAGAAGGCTAATGGAGGAGAGGGGTCCATGGATTCCAGTAACACCTGCAAAACCTATGCCAATAAGACCACAACCTATGAACTCTAATGGGAGCCAACCAAATTGGATTGATGCTGTTGGAGTTGGTTTTCCAGCTAAGTATTTTCATCAGAATGCAAGTCTTCCTCGTAGTAATTTCACTAGTGCTACTACTACTTCTAATGGAGTGATGAATGCATGCTTTAATTCAATGGATTATGCGGATCGAAGTAGAGGAATGAGTACCTGGGAAGAAGCTTTGCTTGGGAATCACAGAACTGCACCTGACATTGTTGACAACCCTTTCCCAGAAACTTCTTGTAGTAGTAATACAGTCGGCTCAGTGTGGGATAATATTGGATTTTCGGAATTATTAGCTCTCAGTGGAACGCCTGCTGGGGCCGCCTCGATTCTCTCTCAAAGAGGCGAAAACATTGCAGTCAGCAGTACAAACTTTCCAATTTCAAATTCTCATGTTCGCGGTAGCCTGCAATATACAAATAGGCCTATTGCAGATCAGAATTTTGTTACAAGCTCTAACTTGTCGAACAATCACAGCAACTTCTCACCGCATGCACCACAGT ATGGGTTTCCTGTTCCAAACCGTACCACGTTCGACCTTAATTCTCCGTCTCAAACATTTGCTGATGCAGTCTCAAATGGTGATATATCTTTACAGTTTTCACCTATTACACCACCTCAGATTAAGGGAGGAGCAGTAAACCAGCATTCTGAAATTGCAGAGCATGTCTCAGTAAGAATATCAGATATGGTGAACAATGAAGTAGACCAAGGAAGTAATAACGGTATTGAAATTCAGTGCCAAGATTCACTCTTGCATTCTGTAGTGAACTCACCATCAGTTGCTGCCTCTACATTGCTTAAAGAGAATCAAAATGCAGACAGGACAGAGGAGCACGGTATTGACCTAAACAAGACACCAGTACTGAAGCCTAAACGGAAAAAAGTCAGACCCAGAGTTTTAATTGAAGGCAAAAAACCCAGTAAGACTCCTTACCACCGCACCAAGCAGCCTAGTGCAAAAGAAACTCCATCTGTGAAAAGGAAGTATGTAAGGAAAAATGGCCTTAAAACCTCACATACCCCCTCAGCCAATATTGAAGAAGAGTTTAATGCAGATAAGGTCATTCTTAAATCTGCCAAAAAGGTTTTGAATTTCGACTTGGTAGAAGTAAGAGATGGAAGCCGCAGCAGCACAACGGGTTATCACGAAGGGTTGCTGAGCAGCATTGTGGACAGTTCTTCAAGCAGGTGTAAGGAAAATTCACAATCCCAAACCAATGAGATATGTAATGGAGTTAATAGTGAAACTAAATTGACAACGGAGCTTCCACAAGGACTGGAAGTTGTGGTAGAGAATTCACCAGCAAGACTTGCATTTGATCTCAATTGTGCATCAACTCAGCTTCTGGAAGATTGTATCTCAATCCCTGATAAACCAATTCCAACTACCCCGCCACCTACAAGGAGAGAACAAACACGGGAAAGTCTGTCTGCCCTTTTGAGTAGCATAGATAACACAGTCATCATAGATACCTGCCTGAACAATGGAGAACCATATCATCTTCTCAGGAATCAACATACCCAATCATATCAACAAAATGCTACAGCTTCCATACTTCAGAGCGAtattcgattcacaaaccaagataATTTGATTCAAAGCAACCAAATACAGTTGGAAGGGTGTGACCTGGCGAGGGGATCAAAGAGAGGATACTGTCATACCATTGCCGAGACGGATCTCCAATCACTGAATCCATTAAGGAGCCGTGGGAGTACTCTCCAGACTTACCAGCACAAGTTAGGAGGACATGGATACCACAGAAACAGCAGCACTGCCGAGTTACATTTTTCAGAAATTAGCAAGAAAACGAGGATAGAGAGAGACCAGAATGTTGTCAATTCTATCTTGGATTCTTCGAAGGTGTCTTTTCTGGAAAGTACAAGAAAAGAAATGGCATGCAAAGAGATTGCCGTCAATGCCAATCACATTGCATTACAAGCTAAAAGCAGAAGTGCCATTCAATTGGGCAATGTCGGTATAAACCACCTGAATGGAGCTGGTCATTCAGCACCAAATCTGCAGTTACAAGCGGTCGCAAATCAAAACTGCAGACTGCCAGATACTTGGGAAGCATTGCTTTCACAGACCCAAAAACCAAGCTGTGAGCAGTCTGAGAAGACACCATACCTTGGTCAGACTAAGAACCGGTCAAAAGTTCCTGCACAATTCTGTGAACTGAGCTCCCTTACTACAACTCTTGATTGCAGTAAAATGCCAGGAGCTCCTCAAAAAATGGCTCCAATCCCTGGTGACAAGCTTGGAAACAAGAACTTCTCTAGGCCTCGAGAAAGCGGAGCACACCTGGCAGTAGATAACCAAGTGAAGAAGCCAAGAAGAGGGCGGCCGTCAAAGACACTTGACAATGGAATTTCTGTCTCCCGCTCTAGAAAAAAGAATGAGAGCCTTCAAAAACGTGAAATGTTTATGTATACTCAACATCCAGTCAATGAGAAGCCAAGAG GTTCCTTAGATATGTCATGGCTTTCCATGGATGAGATAATAAATAAGATAGACCGTCTAACTATCAATGATACGAGGACAGACGTGACGGCACCAGAACAATATGCACTGGTTCCATTTGGAGGAGAGGGGCAAATGGTTCCATATGAAGGTCTGTTTAATGGTATCAAGAAAAAACAGCTGCGGCCCAAAGTCAATCTTGATGCAGAAACTGATAGAGTGTGGAAACTTCTGATGGGAATACAGAACAATGATGGTGTTGAGGGGACCACTCAGGATAAGGAAAAATGGTGGGAAGAAGAGAGAAAAGTTTTCCGTGGAAGGGCAGATTCATTCATTGCCCGCATGCATCTCATCCAAG GAGATAGACGCTTCTCAAAATGGAAAGGATCTGTCGTGGATTCAGTGGTTGGAGTTTTTCTTACACAAAATGTCTCTGATATTCTCTCAAG TTCTGCCTTCATGTGTCTTGTGGCCCGATTTCCCTTAAAAACTGCAACCAACAACAATGCATGCAGCAAGGAAGCAACACAAATTATAGTCGAAGAGCCAGAGGTGTGCACTGTTGATTCAGATGATAACATCAGTTGGCAAGAAAAGATGCAAGATCGTTTATTATCCGAACAAGACTATGTTGACATCCGTGAACTGCAGTTAGAAGAAAGGGAGACAGGACACAGCAACGAATCATTTGGAAGCAACGTTGGTGGTTCATTGAACCCAGGAACAGGGTGTCAGCTTTTGGTAGAAGCCAGAGATAGGAGAGCAGTGGAAGATGTAGTTTCATCACAAAACTCGGTAGTTTCCTCTCAAAATTCAATAGACTCAACCGAATTCCAAAAAGCCGACGGAAACACTACTGCAAGGATAAGAGGAGAGAGCTTGTTAGGGAATGAGGTCAGAAGACAGTTGGAAGATGTTGTTTCATCTCAAATCTCTGCAGATTCTTCAAGCATTTGTACAGATGACAGAATCAGATCGTACTCATATTTCAACTCCGGACCAGAGATGGCACCCAGTTGTACATCGAACAGTGTAAGTAATCATCCTTCTTTTACGGAACTTTTGTGGATGGGAGATACCCCCTTGTTGCAAGAATATTATAGTCAAGAAAGTGGGAGCTTCGCTCAAAATCTAAACTCCAAAAGTTGTCAAGGATCAGAAGGAAagcgagaagaaaaaaaaagtgtaaGCACGAGCAGAATAGATGGATGGAAAGAGTTATTTTCTGTCTGCCCTTCCACTTCAGTTCCCGAAATGCAGTTGCATAATGCCCCGCACTACTTGTTGCAGATGACCCCAGAGACAGTAGTACAAGAGGTGGAGTCACCAAAGATGCTGGGAACAGAGAGTAGGTTTCCTTTGTCATCAGATGCTCCTCAAATGACAACCGTGATAGACCCGAACTGGATGTGCAAAACAGTAATGCCAATTTCTGAAACTGTAACTAACCGTCAAAAGTTGTTGGCAAATGCTGAAACTGCACTCAAAACCGATAGATACCCATCAGCAAGCAAGTACTTAGAGCTCCCAGATATAAGTGCAACACAAGAAACTCTCGTTAGAGAGCACCAGGATTCATGgaataaccttcaaaaggttagAGACGGCACCTTCATATATCAAAGCAGTACAGCCACAGAATCTACAAAACCCGTTGAGACCCAAGCTCAAATGGGCAGAGTGATGCAGCAATCTCACTCAAACTTCGTAAATCTCTCACACGAGAACTTAGATGCTGAAGGCAGTACGTCACTGACAGATAAGCAAACATCTCAGAAAGAGCAAATACGTTCTTCAGACGGGGTATTTAATGAGAAAACCAGCAATGCTTCAAAAGCCAAAGGAAAGCCTGataaggaaaaaaagaaagaattcgaCTGGGATAGTTTGCGAAGGGATGTGTATCAGAAAGgtttaaaaagagaaaaaagcaaCAACACAATGGACTCTCTGAACTGGGAAGCAGTGAGAACTGCTGATGTTAGTGAGATTGCCAACGCAATCAAAGAGCGAGGAATGAATAATATGCTCGCAGAGAGAATCAAG GCTTTCCTCAACAGGCTTGTAAGTGATCATGGAAGTATCGACCTTGAGTGGTTAAGGGATGTTCCACCTGACAAGGCAAA GGAATATCTGCTAAGCATAAGGGGATTGGGACTCAAAAGCGTGGAGTGTGTCAGACTTTTGACACTTCACAACCTCGCTTTCCCA GTCGACACAAATGTTGGACGCATTGCTGTCAGACTAGGATGGGTACCACTTCAACCATTGCCCGAGTCCCTTCAACTGCATTTGCTAGAACT GTACCCAATGTTGGAGACCATCCAGAAATTTCTTTGGCCGCGGCTGTGCACACTTGACCAACCGACATT ATACGAGCTGCATTACCAGTTGATTACATTTGGAAAG GTTTTCTGTACCAAGAGCAAGCCAAATTGCAATGCATGTCCAATGAGAGCAGAATGCAGACACTTTGCAAGTGCATTTGCGAG TGCGAGGCTCGCCCTGCCAGGGCCAGAGGAAAAGGGAATTGTAACTTCATTTCCTTCAGAGAAGTACCAAAATCCGCCAATGGATGCCAATCCGATCTCACTTCCTCTACTAGAAGCAAATCTGGTTTCAGGAACAAGAATCAGAAAGAATGAATGTGAGCCTATTATTGAAGAGCCGGCAACACCGGAGAATGATTATGCAGAAACACTGGAGAGTGATATAGAAGATGCTTTTGGCGAGTGTCCCAATGAAATTCCTTCAATCAACCTCGACATGGAAGAGTTTACGCTTACCTTACAGAATTACATGCAAGAAAACAAAATGGAACTCCAAGAAGGTGATCTCTCCAATGCATTGGTGGCGATAACTCCACGGGCTGCTTCCATCCCAGTACCAAAGCTGAAGAATGTCAACCGACTCCGAACAGAACACCTAGT CTATGAACTTCCAGATTCACACCCTCTACTGGAAGGG GTGCCAAGACGAGACCCTGATGATCATTGTTCATATCTTCTTGCTATATGGACACCAG GTGAAACAGCAGAATCAATTCAACCACCCGAAGGATGTTGTAGTTCCCGGGCATCAGGTAACCTATGTAGTGAGAAGACATGCTTTTCATGCAACAGTACACGTGAAGCAAGCTCCCAAACTGTCAGAGGAACACTTCTG ATACCTTGCAGAACAGCAATGAGAGGAAGTTTTCCTTTGAACGGAACATATTTTCAAGTGAATGAg GTGTTCGCTGACCACGATTCAAGCCTTAATCCAATTGATGTCCCGAGGGCCTGGATATGGAACCTACCAAGACGAACTGTTCTGTTTGGAACCTCAGTATCAACGATATTTAAAG GTCAAACAACACAAGAAATTCAAAATTGCTTCTGGAAAG GATTTGTATGTGTTCGTGGATTCGACCAGAAGTCGCGTGCACCCCGTCCTCTTATGGCAAGATTACACTTTCCAGCAAGCAAATTggtcaaaaataaattatatacaacCAAGGAATAG